A DNA window from Anastrepha obliqua isolate idAnaObli1 chromosome 5, idAnaObli1_1.0, whole genome shotgun sequence contains the following coding sequences:
- the LOC129247551 gene encoding bone morphogenetic protein receptor type-1B: MLSCYCDGSCPDNVINGTCETRPGGSCFSAVEEVYDEITGTYEEERTYGCMPPEENGGLLMCKVAAVPHLHGKNIVCCDTGDFCNRNIHPEYTPKSTTTPPELPVSSQSIHYLLMLTSLTVCLTIFVVVLLIFCVMYRRREKQGKQPRLISSMCNSQISPLSQLVGQSTGSGSGLPLLVQRTIAKQIQMVRSVGKGRYGEVFLAKWRDERVAVKIFFMTEESSWFRETEIYQTVLIRHENILGFIAADIKHMGSHTQMMLITDFHENGSLHDYLFTSVITPQKLQLLAYSLASGLAHLHDEIVGTPGKPAIAHRDIKSNNILVKRNGQCAIADFGLAVKYTSEMDEIQMAPNTRVSTPRYMAPEMLNETLNQQQFEEFKRADMYSVGLVLWEMSRRCYTQVPGSNATTCEDYALPYHDVVPADPTFKDMHDVVCLKGFRPPVPLRWQDDDVLMTMAKIMQECWHPNPTVRLTALRVKKTLGRLE, from the exons ATGCTGAGTTGCTATTGCGATGGCAGTTGTCCGGACAATGTAATTAACGGCACGTGCGAAACCCGCCCCGGTGGTTCCTGCTTCAGCGCAGTCGAAGAAGTGTACGATGAGATCACAGGCACATACGAGGAGGAGCGAACATATGGTTGTATGCCGCCAGAAGAGAATGGCGGCCTGTTAATG TGCAAAGTCGCTGCCGTTCCTCACCTACATGGCAAGAATATCGTCTGTTGTGATACGGGCGATTTCTGCAACCGCAATATCCATCCCGAGTACACACCGAAGAGCACCACCACCCCGCCCGAATTGCCAGTGAGCTCGCAATCCATACACTACCTGCTCATGTTAACCTCGCTCACGGTCTGTTTGACGATATTCGTTGTGGTGCTGCTCATATTTTGTGTCATGTATCGCCGACGTGAGAAGCAAGGCAAGCAGCCTCGTCTCATCAGCTCCATGTGTAACAGTCAAATATCACCGCTATCGCAATTGGTCGGACAGAGCACGGGTTCGGGTTCGGGCTTACCATTGTTGGTTCAACGCACCATTGCCAAGCAAATACAAATGGTGCGCTCCGTTGGTAAAGGACGTTATGGTGAAGTGTTCTTGGCTAAATGGCGTGATGAACGTGTTGCCGTCAAAATCTTCTTCATGACCGAGGAGTCTTCATGGTTCCGCGAAACCGAAATCTATCAGACTGTGCTCATCAGGCACGAAAATATACTGGGTTTCATTGCGGCCGACATCAAACACATGGGCAGCCATACACAAATGATGCTCATCACCGACTTCCACGAAAATGGCAGCCTACACGATTATCTCTTCACTTCGGTGATTACACCGCAAAAGCTGCAACTTTTGGCCTACTCACTCGCTTCGGGCTTGGCACACTTGCACGATGAAATTGTCGGAACACCAGGCAAACCGGCCATAGCTCATCGCGACATCAAAAGCAACAACATACTTGTCAAACGCAATGGCCAATGTGCCATCGCCGACTTTGGTTTGGCCGTCAAATATACATCCGAGATGGACGAGATACAAATGGCACCGAATACACGCGTTAGCACGCCACGCTACATGGCACCGGAAATGCTCAACGAGACATTGAACCAACAGCAATTCGAGGAATTCAAACGCGCCGATATGTACTCGGTCGGCTTGGTGTTATGGGAAATGTCTAGGCGCTGTTATACGCAAGTGCCCGGCTCGAATGCGACCACATGCGAGGATTATGCACTGCCCTATCACGATGTGGTGCCCGCCGATCCCACTTTCAAGGACATGCACGATGTTGTGTGCCTGAAAGGTTTCCGGCCGCCTGTGCCGTTGCGTTGGCAGGACGATGATGTGCTCATGACCATGGCTAAAATCATGCAAGAGTGCTGGCATCCGAATCCGACGGTGCGGCTAACAGCACTGCGCGTCAAAAAGACACTCGGACGTCTAGAGTAG